The following proteins are co-located in the Chromatiales bacterium genome:
- the erpA gene encoding iron-sulfur cluster insertion protein ErpA: protein MSATQTASESMPAPLVFTDAAASKVKELIDEENNDNLKLRVFVTGGGCSGFQYGFTFDESINDGDTSVENNGVTLVIDPMSYQYLVGAEIDYSEGLEGAQFVIRNPNATTTCGCGSSFSV, encoded by the coding sequence ATGAGTGCGACCCAGACTGCAAGCGAATCCATGCCCGCCCCGCTGGTCTTCACCGACGCGGCCGCGAGCAAGGTGAAAGAGCTGATCGACGAGGAAAACAACGACAACCTGAAGCTGCGCGTGTTCGTCACCGGCGGCGGTTGCTCGGGGTTCCAGTACGGCTTCACCTTCGACGAGAGCATCAACGACGGTGATACCTCGGTCGAGAATAATGGCGTGACCCTGGTCATCGACCCGATGAGCTACCAGTATCTGGTCGGTGCCGAGATCGATTACTCGGAGGGCCTGGAAGGCGCCCAGTTCGTGATTCGTAACCCGAATGCCACCACCACCTGCGGCTGCGGATCCTCATTCTCCGTCTGA
- a CDS encoding polymer-forming cytoskeletal protein: protein MWGRKTQTTQKFNAAKIDTLVGRHTQLKGDVKFTGGLHVEGLIEGNVIAEDEDSILILSENGLIKGEVRVPNMVLNGSVEGDVHASNRVELATKSRVTGNVYYNLIEMAIGAEVNGSLVHRKGGKPQLEYKNAGAKAEAAADKGGVVHGV from the coding sequence ATGTGGGGACGGAAGACACAGACGACGCAGAAGTTCAATGCGGCCAAGATCGATACCCTGGTCGGGCGACACACGCAGCTCAAGGGCGACGTGAAATTCACCGGCGGGCTGCACGTCGAGGGCCTGATCGAGGGTAACGTGATCGCAGAGGATGAGGATTCCATCCTGATCCTGAGCGAGAACGGCCTGATCAAGGGCGAGGTGCGCGTGCCCAACATGGTGCTGAACGGCAGCGTGGAGGGTGATGTGCATGCCTCCAACCGCGTCGAGCTGGCGACCAAGTCGCGCGTCACCGGCAATGTCTATTACAATCTCATCGAGATGGCCATCGGCGCCGAGGTCAACGGCAGCCTGGTGCATCGCAAGGGCGGCAAGCCGCAGCTGGAGTACAAGAATGCAGGGGCCAAGGCCGAGGCCGCTGCCGACAAGGGTGGCGTGGTCCACGGCGTCTGA
- a CDS encoding N-acetyl-gamma-glutamyl-phosphate reductase produces MIKVGVVGATGYTGVELLRLLARHPQVEVQCVTSRGEAGTRVDAMFPNLRGFIDLEFVEPDTAPLAECDLVFFATPNGTAMQSVPALVEAGVRVIDLAADFRLRDADEWATWYGMAHTCPDLLAEAVYGLPEINREAIRSARVVANPGCYPTAVTLGFLPLIESGLVSREALIADAKSGVSGAGRKAQVGTLFSEADENFKAYGVAGHRHLPEIRQTLSTVAGESVGLTFVPHLVPMVRGIHATLYGMLREEADLQALFEQRYANEPFVDVLPDGSHPETRTVRGVNTCRIAVHRPQGGDTVVVLSVIDNLVKGAAGQAVHNMNLMFGLDEALGLDVPALLP; encoded by the coding sequence GTGATCAAGGTCGGCGTCGTCGGGGCAACGGGGTACACCGGTGTCGAATTGCTGCGTCTGCTGGCGCGTCATCCGCAGGTCGAGGTGCAATGCGTGACCTCGCGTGGCGAGGCCGGCACGCGCGTGGATGCCATGTTCCCCAACCTGCGCGGTTTCATCGACCTCGAGTTCGTCGAGCCCGATACCGCCCCTCTGGCCGAGTGCGACCTGGTCTTCTTTGCCACACCCAACGGCACCGCCATGCAGAGTGTGCCGGCCCTGGTCGAGGCCGGTGTCCGGGTGATCGATCTGGCTGCCGACTTCCGGCTCCGTGATGCGGACGAATGGGCCACGTGGTACGGCATGGCGCATACCTGCCCCGATCTGCTGGCCGAGGCGGTATACGGCCTGCCGGAGATCAATCGCGAGGCCATCCGCAGCGCGCGTGTGGTGGCCAATCCCGGCTGTTATCCCACCGCCGTCACGCTCGGCTTCCTGCCGTTGATCGAGAGTGGGCTGGTCTCGCGCGAGGCGCTCATCGCCGATGCCAAGTCGGGGGTGAGCGGGGCCGGGCGCAAGGCGCAGGTCGGCACGCTGTTCTCCGAGGCGGACGAGAACTTCAAGGCCTACGGGGTGGCGGGCCACCGGCACCTGCCGGAGATCCGGCAGACGCTCAGCACCGTGGCGGGTGAATCGGTGGGGCTTACCTTCGTGCCGCACCTCGTGCCGATGGTGCGCGGCATCCATGCCACCCTCTACGGCATGTTGCGCGAGGAGGCGGATCTGCAGGCCCTGTTCGAACAGCGCTACGCCAACGAGCCCTTCGTCGATGTGCTGCCGGACGGCAGTCACCCCGAGACCCGCACGGTGCGGGGCGTGAACACCTGCCGTATCGCGGTGCACCGGCCGCAGGGCGGTGACACGGTGGTGGTTCTTTCCGTAATTGATAACCTCGTCAAGGGCGCGGCCGGCCAGGCCGTCCATAATATGAACCTCATGTTCGGCCTGGACGAGGCCCTGGGGCTCGATGTGCCGGCCCTTTTACCCTGA